A part of Heptranchias perlo isolate sHepPer1 unplaced genomic scaffold, sHepPer1.hap1 HAP1_SCAFFOLD_1036, whole genome shotgun sequence genomic DNA contains:
- the tm9sf1 gene encoding transmembrane 9 superfamily member 1: protein MALMGMFNVHRHGAINSAAILLYALTCCVSGYISSNFYRKIGGDRWVWNIVLTTSLFSAPFFLTWSVINTVHWANGSTQALPVTTILLLLTVWLLVGFPLTVIGGIFGKNSATGFDAPCRTKNIAREIPPQPWYKCVLVHMTIGGFLPFSAISVELYYIFATMWGREQYTLYGILFIVFAILLSVSACISIALTYFQLSSEDYRWWWRSIVSTGSTGSFMFLYSVFYYFKRSNMSGAVQTLEFFGYSFLTCYVFFLMLGSVSFFASLQFIRYIYVNLKMD from the exons ATGGCGCTGATGGGGATGTTCAACGTTCACCGCCACGGGGCCATCAACTCTGCGGCCATCTTGCTGTACGCCCTGACCTGCTGCGTCTCCGGCTACATCTCCAGCAACTTCTACCGCAAGATCGGAGGCGACCGCTGGGTGTGGAACATTGTCCTCACCACCAGCCTCTTCTCAG CTCCGTTCTTCCTCACCTGGAGCGTCATCAACACGGTTCACTGGGCCAACGGCTCGACCCAGGCCCTCCCCGTCACCACCATCCTGCTGCTGCTCACCGTCTGGCTGCTGGTGGGCTTCCCGCTCACCGTCATCGGCGGCATCTTCGGCAAGAACAGCGCCACCGGTTTCGACGCCCCCTGCCGGACGAAGAACATTGCCCGGGAGATCCCCCCGCAGCCCTGGTACAAGTGTGTGCTCGTCCACATGACCATCGGGGGCTTCCTCCCCTTCAG tgCCATCTCGGTCGAGCTGTACTACATCTTTGCCACCATGTGGGGCCGCGAGCAGTACACGTTGTACGGCATTCTCTTCATCGTCTTCGCCATCCTGCTGAGCGTCAGCGCCTGCATCTCCATCGCCCTGACCTACTTCCAGCTGTCGAGCGAGGATTACCGCTGGTGGTGGCGCTCGATCGTCAGCACTGGCTCCACCGGCTCCTTCATGTTCCTCTACTCCGTCTTCTACTACTTCAAGCGTTCCAACATGTCGGGGGCAGTGCAGACCCTCGAGTTCTTCGGCTACTCCTTCCTCACCTGCTACGTCTTCTTCCTCATGCTGGGCTCCGTCTCCTTCTTCGCCTCGCTGCAGTTCATCCGCTACATCTACGTCAACCTCAAGATGGACTGA